The sequence TTATATTTATCAAGCAAGTAAGGAATAACATCTGCGTTTATGGATAACCTTGTATCCACATCCAATATCCCCTCTTTATATGCCTTATTGAAATGTGCTTCAACCTGGTTTAAGTAATGTTGAATCATATCTTTCATTACTTTCTCATCCAAAATACAGTTAAAAGGTATGATATTTTGTTTCCCTATTCTGCGGAGCAATTCAGGTCTGCCAATCTCGCTGGTAAAAAAATTTACCACACATTGATGAAAATGCTTCTTTATTCCCTCTTGATTCTTCTCTCTCTTTAGCTTATCCACCTTTTCTTTTTCTATAAATTCTTCCATAATCTTACCTGCATCATCTTTAATTGAAACTACATTTTGTCTATTCCCTACATTTGAGGTAAAGATGATGACTGCCTGAGAAAATGAGGCAGACTCACCACTTCTATCGGTAATTATTCCGTCCTGAAGTATCTGGAGAAAGATAAGGAGAATATCTGGGTGGGCTTTCTCTATTTCATCAAAGAGGATGACAGAGAATGGTTTCTCCCTTAATTTGGAGACCAATATTCCTCCACCTTTTTTATACCCTACATAACCTGGTGGTGAACCTAAGAAGGTAGAGATAGTATGCTCTTCTCTATATTCGGACATATTAAACTGGATTAATGCCTCTTCGGTATCAAATAGAAATCTGGCAAGTTTTTTAGCCACAAATGTCTTACCTACCCCAGGAACTCCTGCAAAAAACAGAACCCCTCTCGGTGCATTAATTCTTCCACCGGTAACCTTATCAATATCAACCTTAGCCGCCTCCATAATCTTAATCACTGCGTTAATTGCCTCATCTTGACCTTTTATGTCTGCGGTGAAATAATTAAATGCCTTACTCAATTTCTCCCAGGTCAACTCTGCCCAATAGTTTTTTCGTTGACCATATTTGTAGGTATAGACCCTTTTCTCAAAATCCGCTACATCAAGTCTATTGTCATTATCAAAAGAAGTAACATTATAAAGTTGCTCTATCTCTAAAAACCTTAGATTTTCTGTAAGGTTTACGCATTTCATTATATCCTCTTCTTGAACCTTTAGTAATTTTTCAAATAGGGTCGCTCTTTCACTTCGTTCTAATAAAGGAATTTGAATCCTGGCAACCTTGGGGTTATTTTCCCATAATTCATTGGGAATATAATCTAAACAGGGTGTAATAAAAACAAGATATTGATTTTTTTTTAGTTCTTCAATGAGATTCTGTAATGCTACGATAATCTTCTTCTCCTCTTCTGAATAAATATTCTTCTCAGGGTTACTTATCAATTTCTCAGCCCAGTTAATTATAT is a genomic window of bacterium containing:
- a CDS encoding AAA family ATPase, which translates into the protein MDKPRWQQEFEDYLKIKNLIIISGNTSDKYLYQPDEEIHSFTSISLMNYLANSIKRILPPPYILSQYDIVNKERIIHSSSDSSDDTITGLADSKLIQDIFGLREAYRRRREKNLSSCYIINWAEKLISNPEKNIYSEEEKKIIVALQNLIEELKKNQYLVFITPCLDYIPNELWENNPKVARIQIPLLERSERATLFEKLLKVQEEDIMKCVNLTENLRFLEIEQLYNVTSFDNDNRLDVADFEKRVYTYKYGQRKNYWAELTWEKLSKAFNYFTADIKGQDEAINAVIKIMEAAKVDIDKVTGGRINAPRGVLFFAGVPGVGKTFVAKKLARFLFDTEEALIQFNMSEYREEHTISTFLGSPPGYVGYKKGGGILVSKLREKPFSVILFDEIEKAHPDILLIFLQILQDGIITDRSGESASFSQAVIIFTSNVGNRQNVVSIKDDAGKIMEEFIEKEKVDKLKREKNQEGIKKHFHQCVVNFFTSEIGRPELLRRIGKQNIIPFNCILDEKVMKDMIQHYLNQVEAHFNKAYKEGILDVDTRLSINADVIPYLLDKYKGEIMEFGGSAAVNSIDQEIRQYLPRVLLRKIYGKNLKKGEIQIFTDSNKKQLLFEVK